In a single window of the Rhizobium tropici CIAT 899 genome:
- the aceA gene encoding isocitrate lyase, with translation MTDFYKLVPSAPAGRFDGIERPYQAADVERLRGSVTIRHSLAEMGANRLWQLIHEEDFVNALGALSGNQAMQMVRAGLKAIYLSGWQVAADANTASAMYPDQSLYPANAGPELAKRINRTLQRADQIETAEGKGLSVDTWFAPIVADAEAGFGGPLNAFEIMKAYIEAGAAGVHFEDQLASEKKCGHLGGKVLIPTAAHIRNLNAARLAADVMGVPTLVVARTDAEAAKLLTSDIDERDQPFVDYDAGRTVEGFYQVRNGIEPSIARAVAYAPHCDLIWCETSKPDLEQARKFAEGVHRVHPGKLLAYNCSPSFNWKKNLDDATIAKFQRELGAMGYKFQFITLAGFHQLNFGMFELARGYKARQMAAYSELQEAEFVAEANGYTATKHQREVGTGYFDAVSLAITGGQSSTTAMHGSTEHAQFKPAAE, from the coding sequence ATGACAGATTTTTACAAACTGGTTCCCAGCGCGCCTGCCGGGCGTTTCGACGGTATCGAGCGCCCTTATCAGGCCGCGGATGTGGAGCGGTTGCGCGGCTCGGTTACCATCCGGCATTCATTGGCCGAGATGGGCGCGAACCGGCTCTGGCAGCTCATTCACGAGGAGGATTTCGTCAATGCGCTTGGTGCGCTTTCGGGCAATCAGGCCATGCAGATGGTTCGCGCCGGTCTGAAGGCGATCTATCTCTCGGGGTGGCAGGTTGCCGCCGACGCCAATACGGCCTCGGCCATGTACCCCGACCAATCGCTCTATCCTGCCAACGCAGGCCCGGAGCTGGCGAAGCGCATCAATCGCACGCTGCAACGCGCCGACCAGATCGAGACTGCCGAAGGCAAAGGGCTTTCCGTCGACACATGGTTTGCCCCGATTGTCGCTGATGCCGAAGCAGGCTTTGGCGGCCCCCTCAACGCTTTCGAGATCATGAAGGCCTATATCGAGGCGGGTGCCGCAGGCGTCCATTTTGAGGATCAGTTGGCATCGGAGAAGAAATGCGGTCACCTTGGCGGCAAGGTCCTCATTCCGACGGCGGCTCATATCCGCAATCTCAACGCGGCGCGGCTTGCTGCCGACGTCATGGGCGTGCCGACCCTCGTGGTTGCGCGTACCGACGCCGAGGCCGCCAAACTTCTAACCTCGGACATCGATGAGCGCGATCAGCCCTTCGTCGACTACGACGCGGGCCGCACGGTTGAAGGCTTCTATCAGGTCAGGAACGGCATCGAACCCAGCATCGCCCGTGCTGTCGCCTATGCGCCGCATTGCGACCTCATCTGGTGCGAGACCTCGAAGCCGGATCTGGAGCAGGCGCGTAAATTTGCCGAAGGCGTGCATCGGGTCCATCCCGGCAAGCTGCTGGCTTACAATTGCTCGCCGTCCTTCAACTGGAAGAAGAACCTGGATGACGCGACGATCGCCAAGTTCCAGCGCGAGCTGGGTGCGATGGGCTACAAGTTCCAGTTCATCACGCTTGCCGGCTTCCACCAACTGAATTTCGGCATGTTCGAGCTCGCCCGCGGCTACAAGGCTCGCCAGATGGCCGCTTACTCCGAGCTGCAGGAAGCCGAATTTGTGGCCGAGGCCAATGGCTACACCGCCACCAAGCACCAGCGCGAAGTGGGCACCGGCTATTTCGATGCGGTCTCGCTGGCGATCACCGGCGGCCAGTCATCGACAACGGCCATGCACGGATCGACCGAGCATGCCCAATTCAAGCCGGCAGCAGAGTGA
- a CDS encoding helix-turn-helix domain-containing protein, protein MVERKIFAGPKVRRIRMGLGLTQTTMAQALDISPSYLNLIERNQRPLTVQLLLKLSAVYKVDLDELQGEQGGSAGQLREIFADPLLAGEIPGDQELIELAEAAPNAANGMIRLYRAYREQAARLSDLAELLGREGRVAEVAGPRLPLDEVHDRLQSRPNFFARIEDAAETFHERLSPGDDLAGALKAWLRAEHGIAVRVLPVHAMPGLRRRYDRHSMRLFLSERLSPFDQIREIATEVSLLALREEIAAELSSLTLSTPEANRIARFELARYASHALLMPYGAYLSAAQRLHYDIEALGARFGISYEQAATRLSSLQRPGASGIPFFLMEVDNADHRLRKAGSQGFPQARFGGACPKLNIHAAFAQPGQILVDAAQMPDGAGFLTISRTIEGPRADFGERVRRTALLIGCDIAHRDEVVYGKALGANQNMIGPACRLCERQGCLARADPPVTRPLGLDEMAAGLSVFDFQ, encoded by the coding sequence ATGGTTGAGCGCAAGATCTTTGCCGGCCCGAAGGTTCGGCGCATCCGCATGGGCCTCGGTCTGACGCAGACGACGATGGCGCAGGCGCTTGATATCTCGCCGTCCTATCTCAACCTCATCGAGCGCAATCAGCGGCCACTGACCGTGCAGCTGTTGTTGAAGCTGTCGGCGGTCTACAAGGTTGATCTCGACGAATTGCAGGGCGAGCAGGGCGGCAGCGCAGGGCAATTGCGTGAAATCTTTGCCGATCCATTACTGGCAGGCGAGATCCCAGGCGATCAGGAGCTGATCGAGCTCGCCGAAGCCGCGCCGAATGCGGCAAACGGCATGATCCGGCTTTATCGTGCCTATCGCGAGCAGGCCGCAAGACTGTCCGATCTCGCCGAGCTTCTAGGCCGCGAGGGGAGGGTTGCCGAGGTCGCCGGACCGCGCCTGCCGCTCGACGAGGTTCACGATCGCCTGCAGTCGCGCCCGAATTTCTTTGCCCGCATCGAAGATGCTGCGGAGACCTTCCATGAACGCCTGTCGCCCGGGGACGACCTGGCGGGCGCATTGAAGGCATGGCTGAGGGCTGAGCATGGCATCGCGGTACGCGTGTTGCCGGTGCACGCCATGCCTGGCTTGCGTCGGCGCTATGACCGGCATTCCATGCGGCTTTTCCTGTCGGAGCGTCTGTCGCCCTTCGATCAGATCCGTGAGATTGCGACAGAAGTCTCTCTTTTGGCTCTGCGCGAGGAGATCGCCGCCGAGCTGAGCTCCCTCACGCTTTCGACACCAGAAGCCAACCGCATCGCCCGCTTCGAGCTGGCGCGCTACGCGTCCCATGCGCTTCTGATGCCCTATGGTGCCTATCTTTCGGCAGCGCAGCGACTGCATTATGATATCGAAGCCCTCGGCGCTCGCTTCGGCATCTCTTATGAGCAAGCCGCAACGCGGCTGAGCAGCCTGCAGCGACCAGGCGCATCCGGTATTCCGTTTTTCCTGATGGAGGTCGACAATGCGGACCATCGCCTGCGCAAGGCGGGCTCCCAAGGCTTTCCGCAGGCCCGTTTCGGCGGCGCCTGCCCGAAGCTCAATATCCATGCCGCTTTCGCTCAGCCCGGACAGATATTGGTGGACGCTGCCCAGATGCCTGACGGGGCCGGCTTTCTGACCATATCAAGAACGATCGAGGGGCCGCGGGCCGATTTCGGCGAAAGGGTGCGCCGCACCGCGCTCCTGATCGGCTGCGATATCGCCCATCGTGACGAGGTGGTCTATGGCAAGGCGCTGGGTGCCAATCAGAACATGATCGGCCCTGCCTGTCGCCTATGCGAACGCCAGGGCTGTCTGGCGAGAGCCGATCCTCCGGTCACGCGCCCGCTTGGCCTCGATGAAATGGCGGCCGGTCTCAGCGTGTTCGATTTTCAGTAG
- a CDS encoding sugar kinase — protein MTAPSVFDPPFGTPRHILCVGAAVLDTLFRVSTLPQGQGKVLPYDMLQIAEGMASSAAYAIVQLGGEASLWGAVGDDDTGERIIRDLDATGIHVEGMLRVDGARSAISTILVDDDGERLIVPFYDPKLHHTVKEFTAEDMAAFDAVLVDVRWPALALRVLKAARAMGKPAILDGDVAPDGIIEQLAPEATHIVFSEPAAQSLTGTSEVSAMTQLLKQRFDHAFICVTAGAAGSYWFDEQNNAVAHCPTISVKAVDTLAAGDIFHGAFALATAEGMPPADAIRFSSIAAAIKCESFGGRSEAPTRAEVIRRSHSR, from the coding sequence TTGACCGCTCCATCCGTCTTCGATCCGCCCTTCGGCACGCCCAGGCATATTCTTTGCGTCGGCGCTGCCGTTCTGGATACGCTCTTCCGCGTCAGCACCCTTCCCCAAGGTCAGGGAAAGGTTTTGCCTTATGACATGCTGCAGATCGCGGAAGGCATGGCCTCCAGCGCTGCCTATGCCATCGTCCAGCTCGGTGGCGAGGCGAGCCTATGGGGCGCCGTTGGCGACGACGATACCGGCGAGCGCATTATCCGCGATCTGGATGCCACCGGCATCCATGTCGAAGGCATGCTGCGTGTGGATGGCGCCCGTTCCGCTATCTCGACCATCCTGGTGGATGACGACGGCGAAAGGCTGATCGTTCCCTTCTACGATCCGAAACTGCATCATACGGTGAAGGAATTCACGGCCGAGGATATGGCCGCATTCGATGCCGTCTTGGTCGACGTGCGCTGGCCGGCGCTGGCGCTGCGGGTTCTCAAAGCTGCCAGAGCGATGGGCAAGCCCGCCATTCTCGACGGCGACGTGGCTCCTGACGGCATCATCGAGCAACTGGCGCCGGAAGCGACCCATATTGTCTTCTCCGAACCGGCCGCGCAGAGCCTGACCGGAACAAGCGAAGTGTCCGCGATGACGCAGCTTCTGAAACAGCGCTTCGATCATGCTTTCATCTGCGTGACGGCAGGGGCGGCCGGCAGCTACTGGTTCGACGAGCAAAACAACGCCGTCGCGCATTGCCCGACCATTTCCGTCAAGGCTGTAGATACGCTCGCCGCCGGCGACATCTTCCACGGCGCCTTCGCTCTCGCAACGGCAGAAGGTATGCCGCCGGCAGACGCAATCCGCTTTTCCTCTATCGCCGCCGCCATCAAGTGCGAATCCTTTGGGGGACGATCCGAGGCACCGACGCGGGCCGAGGTGATCCGCCGATCCCATTCGCGTTGA
- a CDS encoding ABC transporter ATP-binding protein: protein MAPVNIQSIQKRYGQVKVIHDISVDIADGEFVVLVGPSGCGKSTLLRMIAGLEEVSDGEIHIGRREVSHLPARDRDIAMVFQNYALYPHMTVAENMGFALKLKKANASEIAAKVQKAAAILGLENLLDRLPRQLSGGQRQRVAMGRALVRDPQVFLFDEPLSNLDAKLRVQMRGEIKSMHQRIGTTTIYVTHDQVEAMTMADKIVVLHGGFIEQVGAPLDLYDRPANLFVAGFIGSPSMNFIDGRIEEGVFRSDKGLILPLPEGFPIADHGGRPLVYGIRPEHIRAAASGLPARVGIVEGTGSEIYAKLDCGGEEISCLFRERLNIRFGDKIEIALDPASIHLFDKASGKRL from the coding sequence ATGGCACCCGTCAATATACAGAGCATCCAGAAGCGCTACGGCCAGGTGAAGGTCATTCACGATATCAGCGTCGATATCGCCGATGGCGAATTCGTCGTCCTTGTCGGCCCTTCGGGCTGCGGCAAGTCCACGCTGCTGCGCATGATCGCCGGGCTCGAAGAGGTGAGCGACGGCGAAATTCACATCGGCCGGCGCGAGGTCAGCCATCTGCCGGCGCGCGACCGCGATATCGCGATGGTCTTCCAGAACTACGCGCTCTATCCGCATATGACGGTCGCTGAAAACATGGGCTTTGCGCTGAAACTGAAAAAGGCAAACGCTTCGGAAATCGCGGCTAAGGTACAGAAGGCGGCGGCCATCCTCGGCCTGGAAAATCTGCTGGATCGCCTGCCTCGTCAGCTTTCCGGCGGCCAGCGCCAGCGCGTCGCCATGGGCCGCGCACTGGTTCGCGATCCGCAGGTCTTCCTGTTCGACGAACCGCTTTCCAATCTCGACGCAAAGCTGCGCGTCCAAATGCGCGGCGAGATCAAATCCATGCATCAGCGCATCGGCACGACGACGATCTACGTGACGCATGACCAGGTCGAGGCGATGACTATGGCCGACAAGATCGTGGTGCTGCATGGCGGCTTTATCGAACAGGTCGGCGCGCCCCTCGATCTCTATGACCGACCGGCCAATCTCTTCGTCGCCGGCTTCATCGGCTCACCGTCGATGAACTTCATCGACGGCAGGATAGAGGAAGGGGTCTTCCGCAGCGACAAAGGCCTCATCCTGCCCCTGCCGGAAGGCTTTCCGATCGCAGACCACGGTGGACGTCCGCTTGTCTACGGTATCCGGCCCGAACATATCCGCGCAGCGGCAAGCGGCCTGCCGGCCCGGGTCGGCATTGTCGAAGGCACGGGATCTGAGATCTACGCCAAGCTCGATTGCGGCGGCGAAGAAATCTCCTGCCTGTTCCGCGAGCGGCTGAACATCCGCTTCGGCGACAAGATCGAAATCGCCCTCGATCCGGCCAGCATCCATCTTTTCGATAAGGCGAGCGGAAAGCGCCTTTGA
- a CDS encoding carbohydrate ABC transporter permease → MKRSTLNRIGLFFVALIIVSPVILFFLWMISLSLKYEIDNGAYPPILIPDRIAWANYLNVFQENNFFLYFWNSILVTGAATLLALVIGVPAGYGIARLKAEKSAIVIMIARMTPGLSFLIPLFLLFQWLNLLGTLWPQIIIHLVVTVPIVVWIMIGYFETTPMELEEAASIDGATPWQVFRLVALPIARPGIVVAFILSVIFSWNNFVFGIVLASRETRTLPVAVYNMLSFEQVSWGPLAAAALIVTLPVLVLTMFAQRQIIAGLTAGAVK, encoded by the coding sequence ATGAAGCGCTCGACACTCAACCGCATTGGCCTGTTCTTCGTGGCCCTGATCATCGTCTCGCCCGTTATTCTATTCTTCCTCTGGATGATCTCGCTGTCGCTGAAATACGAGATCGATAACGGCGCCTACCCGCCGATCCTCATTCCGGATCGCATAGCCTGGGCGAACTACCTCAATGTCTTCCAGGAAAACAATTTCTTCCTCTATTTCTGGAACTCCATTCTCGTGACCGGGGCAGCGACCCTGCTCGCCCTCGTTATCGGTGTGCCGGCAGGCTATGGCATCGCGCGGTTGAAGGCAGAGAAGTCGGCCATCGTCATCATGATCGCTCGCATGACGCCGGGCCTTTCCTTCCTCATCCCGCTATTTCTGCTGTTCCAATGGCTCAATCTGCTCGGAACGCTCTGGCCGCAGATCATCATCCATCTCGTCGTCACCGTGCCGATCGTCGTCTGGATCATGATCGGTTATTTCGAGACGACGCCGATGGAACTCGAGGAGGCGGCGAGCATTGACGGAGCAACGCCATGGCAGGTCTTCCGCCTTGTCGCTCTACCGATCGCCCGGCCCGGCATCGTCGTCGCCTTCATTCTCTCGGTGATCTTCTCGTGGAACAATTTCGTCTTCGGCATCGTGCTTGCCAGCCGCGAGACCCGCACGCTGCCAGTGGCCGTCTATAACATGCTCTCCTTCGAGCAGGTCAGCTGGGGACCACTTGCAGCGGCTGCCTTGATCGTAACGCTGCCGGTGCTCGTGCTGACGATGTTCGCACAGCGGCAGATCATCGCCGGTCTGACGGCCGGCGCCGTCAAGTGA
- a CDS encoding carbohydrate ABC transporter permease — protein MASVSIEDTAAKATKGRSKPKRLAPNYWPFVIPALIVIAAVIVFPWVFTLWMSVNKWTLGQSQSFVGWDNYVRLATDMRFWESLWHTVLYTVLSVVGPLIFGTLAALIFDTNFPLRGFLRGIFVMPMMATPVAVALVWTMMFHPQLGVLNYLLSLVGIGPQEWIYNQASVIPSLVLVEVWQWTPLVMLIVLGGLASVPREPYESAEIDGANAWQKFRYLTLPMISPFLMIAVIIRGIDAIKSFDIIYAMTQGGPGTASETINIYLYNTAFSYYDIGYGSAMAVVFFIIIVALSFILLMMRQRTKWTDAEGH, from the coding sequence ATGGCTTCCGTGAGCATCGAAGATACTGCCGCGAAGGCAACCAAAGGAAGGAGCAAGCCGAAACGGCTTGCTCCGAACTACTGGCCCTTCGTCATTCCCGCCCTGATCGTGATTGCCGCCGTCATCGTCTTTCCGTGGGTCTTCACCCTGTGGATGAGCGTGAACAAGTGGACGCTCGGTCAATCGCAGAGTTTCGTCGGCTGGGACAATTATGTCCGGCTGGCGACCGACATGCGCTTTTGGGAATCCCTTTGGCACACGGTTCTCTATACCGTGCTGTCTGTTGTCGGCCCGTTGATCTTCGGAACGCTGGCGGCACTGATCTTCGATACGAACTTTCCGCTGCGCGGATTCCTGCGTGGCATCTTCGTCATGCCGATGATGGCAACTCCCGTCGCGGTGGCGCTCGTCTGGACGATGATGTTCCACCCGCAGCTCGGCGTCCTCAACTACCTGCTGTCGCTTGTGGGCATCGGACCGCAGGAGTGGATCTACAATCAGGCGAGTGTCATCCCCTCCCTCGTGCTGGTCGAGGTGTGGCAATGGACGCCGCTGGTCATGCTGATCGTGCTCGGTGGTCTCGCCTCCGTGCCGCGCGAACCCTATGAGAGCGCCGAAATCGATGGCGCCAATGCCTGGCAGAAGTTCCGCTACCTGACGCTGCCGATGATCTCGCCTTTCCTGATGATCGCCGTCATCATCCGTGGCATCGATGCGATCAAGAGCTTCGACATCATCTATGCGATGACGCAAGGCGGCCCGGGAACGGCATCCGAGACCATCAACATCTATCTCTACAACACCGCCTTTTCCTACTACGACATCGGCTATGGCTCGGCCATGGCAGTGGTGTTCTTCATCATCATCGTCGCGCTTTCCTTCATCCTCCTGATGATGCGGCAGCGAACGAAATGGACCGACGCGGAGGGACATTGA
- a CDS encoding ABC transporter substrate-binding protein has translation MSSSFFNPTRRGFMAGTAALGATSLLGVRTASAAVDWKRFAGTTLEVNLVKSPRSETILKYLSEFEALTGIKVNAEATPEQQQRQKTTIELSSGKPSFDVVHLSYHVQKRQFEKGGWLADISGFMKDPSLTDPSLTESDFAEAGLKFAKDSAGVMRSLPFSVDYWIVYWNKALFEKKGLAYPETFEDMAKAAEVLTDKSANTYGFVARGLKNANAPVWTTFMLGYGTTPLSADGKLQTQSQGAVDAAKLYQRLMTKSAPPGVSGFNWAEAQSAFLQGKIGMWVDGVGFAPPIENPEKSRVVGQVGYGVMPKGPNAQAAATTGDGLGVTAASQKKEAAYLFCQWAISHDMGARLLQAGAGVPFRQSILEDQKVREGVKMPGAWLDAVAGSAKVSQLALPVIIPVTEFRDIYGVALTNMIGGADPAAELKTATAQFEPVLARSEG, from the coding sequence ATGTCATCGTCATTTTTCAATCCGACACGTCGCGGCTTCATGGCCGGCACGGCCGCGCTAGGCGCAACGAGCCTTCTGGGCGTACGCACCGCCTCAGCCGCGGTAGACTGGAAGCGCTTTGCCGGCACGACGCTCGAGGTCAATCTGGTCAAGAGCCCGCGCAGCGAGACGATCCTCAAATACTTAAGCGAGTTCGAAGCCCTGACCGGCATCAAGGTCAATGCCGAGGCGACGCCGGAACAACAGCAGCGCCAGAAGACCACGATCGAGCTCAGCTCCGGCAAGCCAAGCTTCGACGTCGTCCATCTGAGTTACCACGTCCAGAAGCGCCAGTTCGAAAAAGGTGGCTGGCTCGCCGATATCAGCGGCTTCATGAAGGACCCCTCGCTCACCGATCCCTCTCTGACGGAAAGCGATTTCGCCGAGGCCGGGCTGAAATTCGCCAAGGATTCCGCAGGCGTCATGCGCTCCCTGCCCTTCTCGGTGGACTACTGGATCGTCTACTGGAACAAGGCCCTGTTTGAGAAGAAGGGCCTCGCCTATCCCGAAACCTTCGAAGATATGGCAAAAGCCGCCGAAGTGCTGACGGACAAATCGGCCAACACCTACGGCTTCGTCGCCCGCGGCCTGAAGAATGCCAACGCGCCGGTCTGGACGACCTTCATGCTCGGCTACGGTACGACGCCGCTTTCGGCTGACGGCAAGCTGCAGACGCAATCGCAGGGGGCCGTCGACGCCGCCAAGCTCTATCAGCGCCTGATGACGAAATCGGCACCTCCCGGCGTTTCCGGCTTCAACTGGGCGGAAGCGCAATCGGCGTTCCTGCAGGGCAAGATCGGCATGTGGGTCGATGGCGTCGGGTTTGCGCCGCCGATCGAAAACCCGGAAAAATCCCGCGTCGTCGGCCAGGTCGGCTACGGCGTCATGCCGAAAGGACCGAATGCGCAGGCAGCGGCGACGACCGGCGACGGCCTCGGCGTGACGGCGGCCAGCCAGAAAAAGGAAGCCGCCTATCTCTTCTGCCAATGGGCGATCTCGCACGACATGGGTGCGCGCCTCCTGCAGGCCGGCGCCGGTGTTCCCTTCCGCCAATCCATCCTGGAGGATCAGAAGGTGCGCGAGGGTGTGAAGATGCCGGGTGCCTGGCTCGATGCCGTCGCCGGCTCCGCCAAGGTCTCTCAGCTCGCCTTGCCCGTCATCATCCCGGTCACCGAGTTCCGCGACATCTATGGTGTCGCGCTGACGAACATGATCGGCGGCGCAGATCCGGCAGCCGAACTAAAGACGGCAACCGCCCAGTTCGAGCCGGTTCTGGCACGAAGCGAGGGATAA
- a CDS encoding GntR family transcriptional regulator: MDGSGEQTTLREKAYESFTRHLLARDVRPGQFISQRRLVELTGLTLGAIRELIPRLEAEGLIKTVPQRGLQIAHIDLDLIREAFQLRLFLEKEAVALFTHSASDEAIAKLLKDHRDIADAIRAGDSSQELELHAQSVDWGMHDAFIDALGNTIISNAYRVNSIKMRLISQDRFRINGHVGPVMEEHLKVLEAIERRSADEAVAALVSHIGGARDRALKM, from the coding sequence ATGGACGGATCAGGCGAACAGACGACGTTGAGAGAGAAAGCCTATGAGAGCTTCACGCGCCATCTTTTGGCGCGCGACGTTCGACCTGGGCAATTCATCTCGCAGCGGCGGCTCGTCGAGCTGACGGGACTGACGCTCGGCGCGATCCGCGAATTGATCCCGCGTCTGGAAGCCGAAGGGCTGATCAAGACGGTGCCGCAGCGCGGATTGCAGATCGCCCATATCGATCTGGACCTGATCCGCGAGGCCTTCCAACTACGCCTCTTTCTGGAAAAAGAAGCCGTCGCGCTCTTTACCCATTCAGCATCGGACGAGGCGATTGCCAAGCTTTTGAAGGACCATCGCGATATCGCAGATGCCATTCGGGCCGGCGACAGCTCGCAGGAGCTCGAACTTCACGCGCAGTCGGTGGACTGGGGCATGCACGATGCCTTCATCGACGCACTCGGCAACACCATCATCTCGAATGCCTATCGGGTCAATTCGATCAAGATGCGGCTGATCAGCCAGGACAGGTTCCGCATCAACGGCCATGTCGGGCCGGTCATGGAAGAGCATTTGAAAGTGCTTGAAGCAATCGAGCGACGATCGGCCGATGAGGCCGTTGCCGCTCTCGTATCGCACATTGGCGGAGCACGGGATCGCGCGCTGAAGATGTGA
- a CDS encoding dihydrodipicolinate synthase family protein, with protein sequence MSENFGLSAALATPFDVDGEITIPGVIEQAKHCLANGCKSVTLFGTTGEGASIGMQERKQVLAAMLAAGITPQQIVMGVLVDAAEDAAAQAGQALAQGVRNILLAPPSYFKNVSDDGLFKWFSAVFTMLGTHARDVIVYNIPSVTMVPLSISLVGRLRAAFPDVVVGVKDSSGDWPYTEELLKTHGDLIILIGDERHLARGVRLGGQGAISGMANLLPREVQAMAEKGIDDANVERFVGQLLNYPVIPSIKAILARLTENESWLAVRPPLVALNSQDSDTLFAAFGAQFRAKAA encoded by the coding sequence ATGAGTGAGAATTTTGGCCTGTCGGCCGCCCTGGCAACACCCTTCGATGTGGATGGCGAGATTACGATCCCAGGAGTGATCGAGCAGGCGAAGCATTGCCTTGCGAATGGCTGCAAGAGCGTCACCCTTTTCGGCACCACGGGCGAAGGCGCGTCGATCGGCATGCAGGAGCGCAAACAGGTTCTGGCCGCTATGCTCGCCGCCGGCATCACGCCCCAGCAGATCGTCATGGGCGTACTGGTCGATGCCGCCGAGGATGCTGCGGCACAGGCTGGGCAGGCGCTGGCGCAGGGTGTCCGCAACATTCTCCTCGCTCCACCCTCCTACTTCAAGAATGTCAGCGACGACGGCCTCTTCAAATGGTTTTCGGCCGTTTTCACCATGCTCGGCACCCATGCTCGCGACGTGATCGTCTACAATATCCCGTCGGTGACGATGGTGCCGCTCTCCATTTCCCTCGTTGGTCGACTGCGCGCCGCATTTCCGGATGTCGTTGTCGGCGTCAAGGACTCCTCCGGCGATTGGCCCTATACCGAGGAGTTGCTGAAGACGCATGGCGATCTCATCATTCTGATCGGCGACGAGCGGCATCTGGCCCGCGGCGTTCGGCTCGGCGGACAGGGAGCAATCTCCGGCATGGCAAATCTCCTTCCTCGCGAAGTTCAGGCCATGGCGGAAAAGGGCATCGACGACGCCAATGTGGAGCGCTTCGTCGGGCAACTGCTGAACTATCCGGTCATCCCCTCGATCAAGGCCATTCTCGCCCGTTTGACTGAGAACGAAAGTTGGCTTGCCGTACGTCCGCCGCTCGTGGCATTGAACAGCCAAGATTCCGACACGCTCTTTGCTGCTTTCGGCGCACAGTTTCGCGCCAAGGCAGCCTGA
- a CDS encoding amidohydrolase family protein translates to MFDLIIRNANLPDGRKGIDIAVKNGKIAAIEAAIAAEAKEEIDATNRLVSPPFVDPHFHMDATLSLGLPRMNISGTLLEGIALWGELRPIVTKEELVDRALRYCDLAVTQGLLFIRSHVDTSDPKLVTAEALLEVKDRVKSYIDLQLVAFPQDGYYRAKDGVASLSRALDMGVDIVGGIPHFERTMDEGGASVEALCRIAADRGLPVDMHCDETDDPMSRHIETLAAETIRFGLQGRVAGSHLTSMHSMDNYYVSKLIPLMAEAKINVIPNPLINIMLQGRHDTYPKRRGMTRVRELMDAGLNVSFGHDCVMDPWYSMGSGDMLEVGHMAIHVAQMAGIEDKKKIFDALTVNSAKTLGLEGYGLEKGCNADFVVLQAVDTLEALRLKPNRLAVVKRGEVIARSAPRIGELFLDGRPSKIDGGLDYVPVRK, encoded by the coding sequence ATGTTCGACCTGATCATTCGCAATGCCAATCTGCCTGATGGCCGCAAGGGCATCGACATTGCGGTCAAGAACGGAAAGATCGCGGCAATCGAGGCCGCGATCGCGGCAGAGGCAAAGGAAGAAATCGATGCGACCAACCGGCTGGTGAGCCCGCCCTTTGTCGATCCGCACTTCCATATGGATGCGACGCTTTCGCTTGGCCTGCCGCGCATGAATATATCAGGGACACTTCTGGAGGGCATCGCACTTTGGGGAGAATTGCGCCCCATCGTAACGAAGGAGGAGCTTGTCGATCGCGCACTGCGTTACTGCGATCTCGCCGTCACGCAAGGACTGCTGTTCATCCGCAGCCACGTCGACACTTCCGATCCGAAGCTGGTGACGGCCGAGGCGCTTCTGGAGGTAAAGGACAGGGTCAAGTCCTATATCGACCTGCAGCTCGTCGCCTTCCCACAGGATGGATACTACCGCGCCAAGGACGGTGTGGCCTCCCTCTCACGCGCACTCGATATGGGCGTCGATATCGTCGGCGGCATTCCGCATTTCGAGCGGACGATGGATGAGGGCGGAGCCTCGGTCGAGGCGCTCTGCAGGATCGCCGCCGACCGCGGTCTTCCCGTCGATATGCATTGCGACGAAACCGACGACCCGATGTCGCGTCACATCGAGACGCTGGCGGCAGAAACCATCCGCTTCGGGCTGCAGGGCCGCGTTGCGGGCTCGCACCTGACCTCGATGCATTCGATGGACAATTACTATGTCTCCAAGCTTATCCCATTGATGGCAGAGGCGAAGATCAACGTCATCCCCAACCCGCTCATCAACATCATGCTGCAAGGCCGGCATGACACCTATCCCAAACGGCGCGGCATGACGCGCGTGCGCGAACTGATGGATGCCGGGCTCAACGTTTCCTTCGGCCATGATTGCGTGATGGACCCCTGGTATTCGATGGGCTCGGGCGACATGCTCGAGGTCGGCCATATGGCCATCCACGTCGCACAGATGGCCGGCATCGAAGACAAGAAGAAGATCTTCGACGCACTCACCGTCAACTCTGCCAAAACGCTCGGCCTTGAAGGTTACGGCCTGGAAAAGGGCTGCAATGCCGATTTCGTCGTGCTGCAGGCCGTCGACACGCTGGAAGCGCTGCGGCTGAAGCCCAACCGCCTCGCCGTCGTCAAGCGCGGCGAGGTCATCGCCCGCTCCGCGCCGCGCATCGGCGAACTTTTCCTCGATGGCAGGCCTTCAAAGATCGATGGCGGGCTCGATTACGTGCCTGTGCGGAAATAG